In Lolium rigidum isolate FL_2022 chromosome 3, APGP_CSIRO_Lrig_0.1, whole genome shotgun sequence, the genomic window GAAGACAGTCAAGGGGGGTGGTATTAAGAAAATCATTCAAATGACAAACGATGTTTTGAAAGTACGATGTGGTGAATCGAAACAAAGGGTAATTTAAGTGAGAGCTCATTTAAGTATTTTGTGCGGTCAAGAATTGAAGGAGGGATGACACATTCTTTCATCGTGGGGAAGGAAGTAGTACTAATTAAGTcactggtacaagccatccctgATGTACCGACATGCTTTTGCGACCATATAAATTCTCCCAAAAGGCAGTATTGGTGGGGGGAAGCAAAATGGGCAAAATGATACCAAAACCAAATCGAGTACCTTTGGGAGAAAATGACAGCTCCAAAATATTTGGGAGAGTTGGGTTTCAGATGCCAACATTTTTAGTCTGAACTCTTTCTGCTCGACAGGGACGGCGCTTACTTCAGCACCCAAATTCAGTGACAGTGAGACTACTGAAAGCTATATATTAGAGTAACAAAAAGGACATTTCTCAAAATCGGATGGCAATTGTTGAAGGACGTGATGTGTTAAAGCTGGGTGAGATTAAGAAAAAAGTAGGTACTGGAAAAGCCAACGAGAATATGGGAAAAGAAATGGAGTCCTAGAGTTGGTTTCTGACCTCGTAGACTTGGCTAATAGAAATGGAAAAGTTACGGACAGTGAAGCCAGCTATTGCACATTCCACTAAGCTCCATGAACCAAGAAGATCGTTAGGATTGGCACTATGACAGAAATGGAGCCTTCCCACTTCTCAGTGAGATCCCAATACGGTAGCTAGGCACGAAGAGAAGATTGGCTTGAGCGAAGATCAACTACTTCCGGTACAACAACTGCCTGGAGACTTCCCCAAAACTCAACCCCAACAGAGAAAGTCAGTTACAATTCAGTATGAAGAAATCACCGGTATGTAAGTTATGTGGGCAGAAAACAGCACTTGGTATCATGCACCCCTAATTGCATCATGTATATTTTATCTTCATCCTCGAGAATTCATTGGTGTGCATGTAAACACTGGTTTGAAGGACAAATATAAAATTCCTGCATCCGCCAAATAAATTACTCCCTCCAATCCCTTTTATTGACTCGGAATTTAGTACAAATttctactaaatccgagtcaattaaaaaggtttGAAGGGAGTAGAGAAAAAGCAACAGAATGGGTGGATGGCTCGGGATATTTAGGCTACCACTCATGTTTCATGTCCTTCAACAGCTCCAGAAGAGTATTTTACAGCAATATATAGCTTCCATCCACTAGCATAAATAGGTGACTTACACACTCTAGCAGATGCATTCTGCTTCGTCTGGTCTACGATTGAAATAGATAGATTGGTCTTCAGCCTGTTTGCACTTCTGCATACTGTGAATCCCTCCTCCCATTGAGATGCTACATGATACTAGCTAGTTTGTTGCCTCTGCGTGATAAAACGATTAGTCCTCATCAGCCTCAGGAATGTAGTCCCTAACCTTCACGTCAGCATCTTCTCCATACTGGATGCAACTGTCGATGTTTGACAGCACATATTGAATGCTGGAAAAGCAAGGATGGCAAGGGACATGAAAACAGAATCAGTATGTACAGACTCGAGACTAATTGATCCATACATGCCATGGAAATAACTGAAAGTGTGATCTCAGCATGCTGTGGTATTACACATACTAATTAACCCAGCTATAGCACATGCAATTCAACTGAACAATCATCTCGCTATAGAAGCTTTCCCAATTCCCACCCAACAGTGTTCACTCCACAATTAGAAAACAAAAATCAAAGGCCAGACCAGTATATGACCGCAAAACACCATATTACTAGAGTAAATTGTGAAGTGTTCTACAAATATGATCTGTTAATGTTGCATCCGTAAGCATACTAGTATAAGCCGCATGTAGGGATCAAAATTTTAAGTGGCAAAGGGCATTTGACGCACACCCAAAAAACACTATGTAAAAAGGCTTTGACATTTGGGAATTGTAACCAAGAAAACAAACAGCATTACCTGCTCTCTTTTCTCAAGTCAAGTGGTATGAAATTCACCATGCTGTAATCATCGACCTACAAGATTGTAGTACTGGCATCAATATTGGATACCTAACAAACAAGAATATAGGAAAACAAATGGAAAAAATGAAGCACATGAAAGACAAGTGGCATGTCTATGCTGATATGTACAAAGAAATAAAACAAGGTAACTACATCAATACAGCCATCTATTCCAAATGTTGACCTAGAGCATGCCAACATGAATTTCTCGGTCTCGTACACCTTCACACACCGATAAATCTGAGCCCAAGGAAGAGCCCAAAAATGACAACACTATTAATAGGTAAACTGAtagtattatttttcctagaccaTGAACTTCATGCTGGGCTTAACAAAATAATAAGTAACGATCAGAAAGTGAAATTTTATCACTACTGAAGGAGTAAAAGAAAGCATGTGTGCGAAAATCCCTGCAATCTTCACGAATCCATAGATACCTACTGTAGGTTCCTTCAAATAATGGTATTTGCACAAATCGAAGCTCTCTAAAGCTTTTTATCTACTTATAAGTTCGAGAAGTCCAGACTCCCCAATCACCATAGCCAAACATGGTATTCGCACAAATCAAAGCTCTCTAAAGCTTTTTATCTACTTATAAGTTAGAGAAGTCCAGACTACCCAATCACCATAGCCAAACATAGTTTTGGTTATCTAGCTGGAATATAAATTGGCACGGGCTATCATGCTAGACAGGTTAAACTTCCTGGCCTAACTTCAAATAAAGCAAAGGCGAGTTGGCCACAGTTCATGGAATCACAAGTTCACAACAGAAGTGCATCATGGAACTCAAAACATAATTTTTAAGCAAGTCAGTTTTACTAGTGCATGGTCAGAGCTCAGATGCCAGAACTTAATGGGTCGTTCTAAATGAAAACTTAAGCCATGTGTCATCAGAGAAAATCTAACCACGCTGATATTTTCATTAATATAAGTCCAATGCAGGAGATACAGGTCCAGTAATTATGAGTGTAGGGCATAACAGACGTAGCTGACAGCAATATATTGACAGTTACAGGGctacatgaaggatgaaattctaCAGAATTAAGAATTTCAGGTTCATAGAAGGCATACCAGATCAGCCAAAGCCTTGTTTAACTTGCCAAACCGAGGTGCCATCTCTCGATTCAGCTGTGACAGAAGAACTGCTGCCTCTGGGTTCAGATAGctagaaatacaaaaaaaaaatacattattCATACAAAAAGGGGCGACTTTAAAACGTTAGAGCGAAGCAAAGGGTAAAAGAATGATAGCATACTCTTCTACATCTTTTTTGTTTGAAACCAGATCCATCTTCGAAAGGATGTTGATATGAGGAAGTTCAAGTTGAATCATAGCAGAAAGAGAAGCCATGCAACCACTAATGTATTTGGTTACATCACTGACAAACTGCACCAAGAAAAACAAACAGAAATCAGCCTGGGGTTGGAGTTCAATGTTGTCATAAAAGAAAACTGTATTAGTGATTCAAACCTGCGAATCCAAAAGATACACAGCGCAAACAGTGAAATTTTTCCGTTTCAGATACTCGACAAAGTTACGTAGAACTGGAACATGAGTGAAGAGTTCAATCTGGCCTGCCAAAACAATATGTGGAGCCTTGGGTTAACCTTTTTAGGTAATTGTTAAGCAAGCTAGGTATGTCAGACTTTCCATACAGTAAAACTTGCTACAGAACCACACAAGAGATGGATTAAGATGGCAACAAGTACACAGTTAGTGCACAAGCATAACATAATAAGTAAAGAAAAACTCATTAGACTAGGCCCATGCAGGTGTTTATGTGTAAAGAATAGTAGGTGACATGAAGTTAACAAAATATAATTAGAGCATGAAAACAGGCATTATGAAGATTACCTGGACAGTCAAACACAAGATAGTCATCGTCCAAATAGTTCTCCAATTGTTCATCCAACCAATCATCCAAATTGTCTTCAAGGTGCCTAAGGGTTTCTTAAGGAAACAACAACTGCCAGCATAAGATCCTCGTTGCCAATATAAAAATGTTCACATCCTCTTGGAATTGCATGATCAAAATGAATTTGGTCAGAGCCTAGATtacaaatgtagctctttttcttTGACTTTTGAGTACAAAAACATAAGGGAATAATAAAATTGGCAGCACAACAGTGCCTATCAATCTTGTGCATAAAGAAACATTCCTAGCAAATGACTTGAACAAATGGAGCGGAAAACTGAAACAATAACTGAAAGTCATAGTATCTGCTATTGGGATAGCAAATCATGCGGGCACAGTGAAAGTATTTGCTCTTGGAACATATGCATACAACTATTGCTAGTGAAAAGTAAGCAGAAGGTAAATATAATTTCTAGGCATAATGAAGCATATTTGCGACCATCCCACCAAAAGACGTAATAAAGCACTagccatggttttaaaggcgccaAGGCGTCCCAAGGCGATGGGGGGGCGCCTCAACGCCTAGGCGCTCAAGGCGCATTGCAAGGCGACGCCTTTGAGGCTGCCTTGCTGGAAGCAAAGCATCAGCTAGGTAGGATGAGCAGAGGCAAGCAGAGGCAAAGCAGGCAAGAAGAAGTGCATCACATACACACACCAGACACCACCAAGGCACCAAGAGAAGCTGTCATGAAAGCTGTACATTGTTTCCCCTCTGGGAGAGGGATGCACCGGTGGGAGGAGTCGCCAAAAGCTTGGCCAGAAGCTTGGCCGGAGCTGGGGAGGCCGGCAGATGAAGGAGCAGCAGCAGATCTGGCCAGAGTTGGGGAGGTCGCGTGAGAGgagctccccctctctctcttccctctctttccCCTATAGATGGCCCTCAATTTCCCTCCCAGCCCGCCATTTCTGTTTTCCCCTCCTACCAGCCCAAAGTTTCCCGCGCACAGAACAGAGGCGTCCAGATTCTTGCAAGGCGGCGATTTCGCGCCTAGGCGACACCTTTGGACGCCTTGGAGACGCCTTTGGACGCCTTGGGCAGAAAACAAAGGCGACGCCGACGCCTTGCCCTCCTGGAACGCCCGGACGCTTAAGCGTCGCTTAGGCGACGCCTAggcgacgcctttaaaaccatggcaCTAGCATGACCTAGAGGATCGTCCAGATCCAGTGACAATTTACCAAGCAAGTAGGGTCTTCCAAAATTAATATGTACCACATCTGTGAGCCTCAGGGTACTCCGCAGAACAATTGGCAGCGATGTGCTACAATAGCAAATCTGCCACAGCAGCCTAATGTTGCAACTCCAACCCCATTATAGGTACCAAAGTGAAACGACAGGGGCACTTCATAACCAAATACTAGCTTGGAAGGAAGATAACAATCAACAATAAATCAACATGCTTTCACACAATAGGATACTCCATGCAGTAGATGAGGCCGCCGTTCGGCCCCATCCCAAGCTCCTCCATGACATCATCCAACGATATGAGCTCTCTGAtatctggaagaagaaagaacacCAAAAGAAGCTGAGTAAGAGGCATATCTAAATAGGAGTACAAAGGCATATCTAAATATGAGTAGAGGCGTAAAAGTATTATTACCCGTAGATACAGGATAGCTGAAGTGCTCAGCGGCTGGATCCAGATTGACCATATGAATCCTCCTGCCCACCGTCTCACAGTGCTGGAACAGACCGGAGCAGTAGGTGGACTGCACAGCAACGACAGTAAATTAGAACACGCCATCTCTTCTAGTCTTGTCCCTAGTCGCTCTAACATCAGGTTCAACCCACTTCGATGGGGCGAGTTGCCCTGAATATGTGTCGGTATATATCTATCTCACTTCAGTGAACTTAACTAAACCCTAATAGATAACTAGAAAAATTTAGAAGTAAACTATTTCATCGGGAATCACCTCAGATAGGACTCAAAGCTAAAACCAATCTAAACAGCACAATATAAACAATAGTCTAGCGCCGGGAACTGAATCAAGCATGAACCAAAAAGAAACCCAGAACCAATCAACAGCACAAAATAAACAACAATCCTCGACGGAGTTGAATCGAGCATGAACCAGAAAGGAAGTGggcgaggagtcgaagtgggacaACCTTGCCGCTGCCGGCTGGGCCGATGACGAGCTGCGCGAAACCCATGGCGCCGCGGGGCTGTCGGACGagtggggagggggagggggtctTGGTAGGGGTAGGGTTTAGAAGGAGGGGAAGGGGTGGTGGGTTAGAGCAGGAAGGGGGGTTAGaaggcggaggagatggcggcggcgaggtAGGCGGCGCACCAGACGAGGGCTGCGAGGAGGGTCCCGATTAGGGTGGGCATAGGCGGCGTCTCCCGGAGCTTGGTCGGCGTTGGCTGGCTCGCGTCGCGGGGTTGGAGACGAGAGCAGAGAGCGGCGGCTTGAGGAGGGTTTCTGGCGGCTGGCTGGGAGTCGGGTCGACCATCCGAAAGGCAGCGCCACCCCACCAGCGGGGGCTGCTGATGCCGACCTGGTCGCCAGGccggttgttgggccggcccaccattCCCCCACCTAttattttcttttactttttgctTTTTCGTTCTctgttctatttcttttcttgcgTTTTCCAAAAGCTGACTCTTCTTAGATCCGATTTTTTAAAACCCGgaatttttaaattttagttttttctgaaatctaaatattttcaaattttgaatatttctcgaacttgaacatttttttgggattgaacaattttcaaatttttggttatttttccaaatttggacattttccaaatttgaacatttttctaatttaaacattttaaaatttgaactattttcagaTTTAAACATATTTCAATTTGAACTATTTTCGAATCTAAACttttctgaatttgaacaaaaaaacagaaaagcaaACAACAtggaaataaaaaaaacagaaaaaacgaaaaGGAGGGGAAAACGTAAATGGgtcaggcccaatacccgaccagggtgtgcggtgcctaTTAGGCACCAGCctgatcggtgtataggattGGCCCAGAGCGGTGGGGCTTCAGGAGGGTTTCCGATGGTGGTGGCAGATGGGCC contains:
- the LOC124704080 gene encoding GPN-loop GTPase 3-like produces the protein MGFAQLVIGPAGSGKSTYCSGLFQHCETVGRRIHMVNLDPAAEHFSYPVSTDIRELISLDDVMEELGMGPNGGLIYCMEHLEDNLDDWLDEQLENYLDDDYLVFDCPGQIELFTHVPVLRNFVEYLKRKNFTVCAVYLLDSQFVSDVTKYISGCMASLSAMIQLELPHINILSKMDLVSNKKDVEDYLNPEAAVLLSQLNREMAPRFGKLNKALADLVDDYSMVNFIPLDLRKESSIQYVLSNIDSCIQYGEDADVKVRDYIPEADED